A window from Chiloscyllium punctatum isolate Juve2018m chromosome 3, sChiPun1.3, whole genome shotgun sequence encodes these proteins:
- the LOC140454480 gene encoding peroxisomal ATPase PEX6-like translates to MAGVTILWEDFQSALDQLQTELSQAIGAPKIPTVKWQDVGGLQEVKREILDTVQLPLEHPELLTLGLRRTGLLLYGPPGTGKTMLAKAVATECAMTFLSVKGPELINMYVGQSEENVREVFLRAKVAAPCVIFF, encoded by the exons ATGGCGGGAGTGACGATTCTATGGGAGGATTTCCAGAGTGCCTTAGATCAGCTGCAGACGGAGCTGTCCCAGGCGATCGGAGCTCCAAAG ATTCCCACGGTGAAGTGGCAGGATGTGGGAGGTCTACAAGAGGTCAAGCGTGAAATTCTGGACACGGTGCAACTCCCCCTGGAGCATCCTGAGCTGCTGACTCTCGGCCTGCGCAGGACCGGGCTCCTCCTCTACGGACCCCCTGGGACAGGCAAAACCATGCTGGCTAAAGCTGTCGCTACTGAGTGCGCAATGACCTTCCTGAG TGTGAAAGGTCCCGAACTGATCAACATGTacgtgggacagagtgaggaaaACGTGCGGGAAg TGTTCCTGCGGGCGAAGGTAGCAGCTccgtgtgtgatttttttttga